The window aacaagtgatcaaacacaacatatacttgtttaacattcccaccactcatatacaacccacatagtatctacggagaatctaaagatacaaaagagagtaaagatggtgccggcaacaaggcccaggctatacctcaaaaagtgaccataatataagcaaaggtacaatacatgaccccggaatgaaatggggctcaccgagtcagctgagaagaggatgcagcactatctgtgatcaacactgtctgctatgtaaccatctgcatccatttaaagatgcaacgccgccagcaaaagggacgttagtaccgtcgaatagcactagtatgtaaagctaaacaccaactcaatagaatgaataataatacaagaggaacagtcaaaaattcaataagggcttcaaataacaGTAAAACAACatgttaaggatcatatacattttcaaggcaatttccatattattaggttgggtgacctttagtaccgatattccacaattcataatacctccgtattcttacatggagtccgatctctgcccgatcggctaggccatattATTtaagacattaccacaatttcattataatttccagcacaatgcCACCATGCGTGCGGCATGGcctccgatcacggcccgatcggctaggccatctcatttgagacatcacccatattcaatccgtcatctcaattcatatttctttcccacaCTTTCAATAAAATGGcacgagtggccccaattataaagttattcttggcgctaggctgtatttcataattcaagttcttttccacattccaacattattattattatcaacaacaataaggcttcccattcaagacgttaaattcacatatgagcaatttgggagttttagacacatagaggcttttcatataatttggcatagcaacctttattttgatcttgacatgaagtcttaacctTGCtagcacatattccacatttggaacgcatcctcaaataacaagataacatgatgaagcatttagaataaatattgaacttacatccttcaccacaaacacattagaaatcgccaattctataatgatcaagggcttactccaattacatgaacaccgtggggttcgattctaagaagaagggggtttagccaacatacctcaattaagcTTCTCAAACTTTAAAATGATCCAAAatttctagcaacttcaatctattttagaaatataacaagttggaccaaaattaggaagatgaacatggttttagctcatttgagcatattatcaaacactaggtgcgcatcaatgttttaaggccctttttgtggaagattccttcgttccccaacccattctctatcatccttagctcacaatcttccctcATACTACAAGGATaaatgcatgcaaggtaagcactctcatccccatgaattaccctACTagtggcccattctagttacattttgaaattaagagtaggggtaatagaatcttacctcttaggaagaaaacctaggtgcctctcttgataatcttcaagattttaaGTGAGAGTTGGAGAGCaatgtgatgaagatcacttctccctatatgaccctctctctcactctaaaaatatcaaaaaatattaTCAGAATGgtccatgggatgtgttttaacgaaatagggtcgggtttaaaaaccccaaaattgaTGCTTCGGAacgggttctgcggtcgcatatgcgaccgcatagttgttatgcggtccgcgaaacgaTCGTGAAAATTGATGCCAGAACAGGAAAAAAACTgacctggtctgcggtcactatgcggcttgcagacctgttctgcggttgcataatacatcgcagaacggttctgcggtcgcatagtgcaccgcagaacctccctccaaaaaatcccaatgagggatatgcgacaagaatgcggcccgcaaaacagttatgcggtcgcatagtggccgcgaaattgggcatcaaaaatgccctataaaccgacgctcaaccgagtgaacccgatcgagcaagcctagtaaacctttcctacccgactcattcatgatccaaaaagggaatgcgtcactatttgtaaaacaggggagagatcagttatataaatatataaacctTGCTAGTTAATTTTCCATTAtatgcattatgccatagttaagtttccaaaatacaactcgatccaacgaccgccccaacatacatacatgacccacaaaaaCGTCTACGGCacctctaaggatacaaaagagcaacataacAATGCCGGCAACCACGCCCCGACTATACCtaaaaatgtgaaaacttatacaaaagaaggactacatgacccctgggagaaatggggcttaccaaaactgctgtgaggagagaaagagagcaccactatctgcgatcagcactatctacgatggaaccacctacatccattcaaagatgtagcgcccccggcagaaggaacgttagtactgtcgaatagtactagtatgtaaggcaaacactaatcttagtagaatgaacagttaaacaaagagaaggcagtcataataatcaataagtacttcataaaaatacaaagaaaacaccaagtaaggattacatagtttccaattcaatctttccatctttttagattaataatctttagtgccaagccacaactcacaatgccaccgtgtttttacatggagtccggtctcggctcgaccggctaagccatctcaagtgagacatatccatatccacaatgtaaatcaataatttcaaCACAAATGCCGCCATGTGTACGGCATGGCatctgatctcggcccgatcggctaagccatctcacttgagacattaCCTCTTTCAAgtattcactcaattcacatctctttcccatctttcatttcATGGCACatacaacctcatttattaaatagttcttggcactttggcacattttacaattcaagtctatGAGTACcttcacataaggcatttcacacataagggaaggagcttggaaaatcatagttacgttctcaagtagcatgatgacatggtaaacatcaaaaataattagggaacatgaatctcccaacccaacacactaaggcaaacaattctaatatgatcaagtcagaacttacaccaaatattcgaataccaggagttcgattctaggaaaaagagagttagccatacatacctcaattgcgcttctttagactctacaattatctggaacccttagcaacctaaatctattttagcaatatacaaattgaacccaaaattaggaaaacattcatggttctagttcccttttccacactctttttaccacacatgcatgcaagataaacaactctcacacccatggaccatcttattaattactcattttcagtataagtttcaaaaatttagggctagggtatagattcttacctctaggatggaggCCTAGATTGCTATCCTTGATAATATTCAGAGTTTCAAGCAAGAATTAAAGAATAATTGATGAGGATTACTTTCTCACTCTAAGGctccctctctcactctatagtatcagaaaatgagctcaaaatagactaaaggggatgttttaacggaatgggggtcgggttttaaattaagaaaaatgttgccccgacacaggtctgcggtcgcatatgcgaccacataacggttatgcggtccgcaaagtgaccgcaaaaatggccctcaggggcctaaacttacggctcaggtatgcgaccaatATGTGGTCCacatactcgttctgcggtcgcataatgcaccgcagaactccctccgcaaaaacccaagagggattatgcaatcgatatgcggtccacatagtggttatgcggtcgcataatcgatcgGAAAGCTGACCTCAAACTGGCCAacgtactgcttcactctgcggccattatgcggtccgtagagtgattatgcggccgcataatgggccgcagaaacgcATCCTTCTGCAAAACATTTtctctaagtccgtagggtactgttcaatccaaaaagtccgaaccgcgactCGCAAGCTTGCCGccaagaatttctactataataacgcaggaatctaacttggcaccacgaaaccccgagtttttggttaaaatttttacgggtccttacatcctcccccacttaagatcattcgtccttgaatgaggatcaaggttcacttaacacagtttcagtcatgccacataccatcagccccaaatttgccttACTTTctaactttctgaaaattttgccagagtttcctttgtatttaggcctatccacctgtcagagagcccccgaaacacaccttagcaacatatatagaattaaatgacacaacagaatgcaaaataacaccaaccaaAGCCTCATGGggggacatataactagaaagTAGTGCCTTcatattagccgaacaagtgatacaaaattttgAGAGGGAAACAACTTCATAgaactattacatggctattcaaacaaatgagggtacttttctttcatttcattctcggcttcccaagtagcttcttcgacttgttggtttcgccatagcaccttcacagatgcaatttctttgtttctcaactttcggacctgcctatcaagaatagcaaccggaatttcttcatatgacaattcttcactaacctccATGGTCTCAACCGAcacaatagcggacggatctccaactaccttcttcaacatggacacatggaataccgggtgtactaatgacatctcaggtggtagttcaagcttgtacgccacctgacctatcctttgaatgattttatacgacccgacatacctcggacttaattttccttactttccaaaccgcatgatccccttcatgggagatatcttcaagaacacccaatcatcttccttgaactctaagtctctgcgacgaacatccgaataggatttttgatgactctgagcagttctcaaccgctcctttatgatcttaaccttttccatagcctgatgtacaaggtctggtcctattagttcagcttctccaacctcgaactACCCAATCGGCGATCaacatctcctaccatacaagCCCGCAAatggcgccatctgaatactagcatggaagctgttgttataagcaaattctatgagtggcaaatgatcatcccagctacccttgaagtcaagcacacacgcacgcaacatgtccacaagcgtctgaatagtttgctctgcctgcccgtcagtctgtggatggaaagccctgctaagatttacctgtgtacccaaaccttgctgaaacttcttccaaaaattagttgTGAATTGGGaccctcgatcaaaaatgatggaaactggagtgccatgaagcTTGACTATTtgcttgatatacaactgagcatattgtacCACAGTGTTGGTGgatttaaccggcaaaaagtgtgctgatttcgtgagtcgatccacgatcacccaaattgagtcaaatttACGTGGAGTGTGTGGTAACCCTAGCATAAAATCCATGTttatcatttcccatttccacattaaAATTTCTATACTCTAagctaacccaccgggcctttgatgctcggccttcacttgttgacagtttgaacattttgccacaaagtccgccacacccctcttcatgttattccaccagtaaacttccttgaggtcttgatacatttttgtagaaccttgGTGCACgaaatatctagaagtatgagcttctgccatgattatttctcgaagaccatctatgtttggaacacatagtcttccttggtaccgtaatgtaccgttatccatgccaagagaaaaagtcgtagtcttatgtttatgaatcccttccttcagctgcaccaacaTTGGATcactgtattgcttctccttgacctccgtcaAAAGCGATGATTCCAccctattccgcacaatcactgccccttcactagagtccgtaagacaaactcccaaaccggccaactggtgaacctcccgggccaagggcctttgacatgtcTCCAAGTGAGCAAAACTACCCATCGATTTCcaactaagagcatccgccaccatattagctttccccggatgatacaaaatgtcgatgtcattatctttgagcaactcaagccaccttctctgccttaagttcaattcatTTTggttgaaaatgtattgaagactcttgtggtctatGAATAAATCTAcgtggactccatacaaataatgtcgcAAACTTTTTAATGCAAAACCCactgccgcaagctctaagtcatgagttggatagttctttttatGATTGTTatgttgccttgaagcatatgctattaccttaccatgttgcattaacacacacccaagacCGGTCCCTGAAGaatcgcaatacaccacaaacccctcggtgccctctggtagggtcaatacTGGCGtcgaagtcaatcttgatttaaATTCCTtgaaactcctttcacaagcattggACCACTGGAACATAACCGTCTTCTGTGTCAAGGTAGTCAATGGGGAGGCAAGAGTGGataacccctccacgaacctcctataatactcggccaaacccaagaaactgtgaatctctgttggagtagtaggtctaggccaatccttcaccgctgcaatcttttgaggatcgaccttaattccttctccagagatgacatgacccaggaatgtgacagatttaagccaaaattcacacttcgagaactttgcatacaattggtgttcgtgaagagtttgcagaactgccctgaggtgatcagcgtgatcctctcgacttcgtgaatacacaaggatgtcatcaatgaatattatcacaaaggagtccaggaacggcttgaagactcgactcataagatccatgaaagttgccgaggcatttgttagcccgaaaaacattaccaaaaattcaaagtgcccataccgtgttctaaaagctgttttttgaatatcctgctcccttaccttcaattgatggtacccggaccgcaaatcaattttggagaagaacttagcaccttgtaattgatcaaacaaatcatctattctaggcaatgggtatttgtttttgattgtgactttgttgagttgccggtaatcaatacacatccgcagcgacccatccttctttctgacaaagagaaccggtgcgccccaaggtgatacactcggtcagatgaaacctttctctagcaaatcccttaattgttcctttagctcttttaattctgccgGCGCCATTCTATAAAGTGggatggatataggctgcgtgcctggcatcatatcaatcccaaaatcaatctccctgtctggaagAATTCCAGGGAGCATATCCGaaaatacatcggggaattcattcacaattggtacagattcaagggtaggcacctcagcagtggtgtccaTAACTCaaaccaaatggtaaatataccccttcctgatcatctttgtAGCCTtaagtaagaaataaacctaccttttggtagaacattattcccctcccactcaacagttggctcgttaggaaactcaagcctcatgattctggctcggcaatcgaggttggaaaaacatgaataaagccaatccattcccattattacatcaaaattaatcattcctagttcaataagatcggccatggtatcccgaccacgcaccgtgacaacacaatccctataaacctatTGCGACCATAATAGATTCGCCAACCAGAGTATATAcaaagaacggctcatgaagttgttccgacTCTATCCAGAAGCTCGTAGCAATaaaaggagtaacataggacaaagaagatccgggatcaataagggcatacacatcatgagattgaacagtcaatatacctatgatgacatctggggaagcctctgcactctgtcgaccactcatagcatagaattggctgggtcctcccgaactctatgcACCACCCATAGTTGCACCATGCCCCGTGGGTGCTggagagcctcgagctggagggtgtgctgaagatgtggcagctataggactggatgactgagctgtgcccctgcctgcaccctaacgggatgcacgacactccctctgaatatgacctctCATTACGCATCTGaaacatactggcatgtccaggtagcagactcccgaatatatcctcccacacttagggcatggggccctCTGCTGCTGCTAGAATCTCCTTCCTGATCAGCCTTAATGGTGGGACCCCCTGCTACCCTGACTAGGCCTAAAGCGACTCCCCTACTGCTGATAGTGCCCTAATGGtggggcactagctgaagactgagcataagactgggatgaccctgatgatcctccccgaaaagcTGATCTCCGACCTTCGAATGAGTCCCCAAGGTTTCCCACTGATCGGTccctactactactttcccgttccatcctgagctttaacTTTCGAGCCTCCGTCGCTTGGGAAAATGCCACCAtccttccatagttcatgtcagaatttagagcagccgtggcagcctcattaataaccaaagggctaaggccctgcacaaatcaatgcactcttgcctccatagtcggcatcatatgaacaacatGCTTCGACAGGGGCATGAACTCcgtatgatactcccacacattcctactaccctgtttaagggtctcaaactccacagcacgGTGTGCCTTAGTCTTggtaggcaagaaatggtctatgaaggcatccgcaaactcactccatctcaccggagggctcccctcctcacgagaATCTTCCCATATTTCAAACCAgaaatatgccacccctttcagacgataagaggccaactctactccctctatttcagtagcacgcataactcggaaagtcttatgcatctcatcaatgaaatcctaagggtctgccccgggatcagtacctgtgaacactggaagaatcctcttgcgagctaaataaggtgggtgcaacatttgacctctgggcctgagaagctactaactgagtcagcatctgaatagctcccataagatccccatcagaaataccgagACCTGGAGCTGGGGCTATAGGTGGAACAGGTATATCGgcgggagggattgtggcaccctccgcgggtgtaggaactggggtagtctgttctggagtagacgaatcaggcaatgtgatagtagggggattatcctcacccgcattatcaagtaagggatcaaTAGCCACTCCTGGTgtggcattggcttcttggccaaatctcgctctcttcttaggtgccatttactgaaagttagaacaatgcacgagttaggggaaaacaacctcacaTTCCGCTCTATCGCatgatatagaacaacaatgaagggtatcattcttaaatgtccaagtagccccctaattatagatatggtcgacaacacaccgataagaagggctctactagacacggctctgagacatcctaggacactttaaaaccttaggctctgatactaagtttgtcacgccccaacctcggagaGCGCGAacggcgctcaaccaagtgaacccggtcgagcaagcctagtaaacctttcctacctaactcattcatgatccaaaaagggaatgcgtcactatttgtaaaacaggggagagatcagttatataaatatataaacgttgctagttcatttttcattatatgcattatgccatagttaagtttccaaaatacaactcgatccaacgaccgccccaacatacatacatgacccacaaaaaTTTCTACGGtgcctctaaggatacaaaagagcaacatgacaaggccggcaacaaggccccagctatacctcaaaatgtgaaaactaatacaaagaaggactacatgacccctaggagaaatggggctcaccaaaactgctgtgaggagataaagagagcaccactatctgcgatcggcactatctgcgatggaacaacctacatccattcaaagacatagcgcccccggcaaaaggggcgttagttctgtcgaatagtactagtatgtaaggcaaacactaatcttagtataatgaatagtgaaacaaagagaaggcagtcataataattaataagtacttcatataaatacaaagaaaacaccaagtaaggatcacatagtttccaattcaatctttccatctttttagattaataatctttagtgccaagccacaactcacaatgccaccgtgtttttacacggagtccggtcttggcccgaccggctaagccatctcaagtgagacatatccatgtccacaatataaatcaataattccaatacaaatgccaccatgtgtacggcatggagtccgatctcggcccgatcggctaagacatctcacttgagacataacctctttcaagtattcactcaattcacatctttCACGTCTTTCATTTCATGACACATgcaacctcatttattaaatagttcttggcactttggcacattttacaattcaagtctatGAGTACcttcacataaggcatttcacacgtaaggaaaggagcttggaaaatcatagttatgttctcaagtagcatgatgacatggtaaacatctaaaacaattagggaacatgaatctccCAACCTAAcatactaaggcaaacaattctagtatgatcaagtcggaacttacaccaaataTTCGGATACCAGGAGtttgattctaggaagaagagagttagccatacatacctcaattgcgcttctttagagtCTACAATTATCCGAAACcgttagcaacctcaatctattttagcaatatacaaatttaacccaaaagtaggaaaacattcatggttctagttccctTTTTCGCACTCTTTTTACCacacatgcatgtaagataaacaaccctcatacccatggaccatcttattaattacACATTTTCAGTATAAGTTTCAAAAATTTAAGGCTAGTGTATAGATTCTTACTTCTAGGATGGAGGCCTAGATTGCcttccttgataatcttcaaagtttcAAGTACTAATTGAAGAATAATGTATGAGGATTACTTTCTCACTCTAAGGctccctctctcactctatagtattaggaaatgagctcaaaatagtctaaagggggtgttttaacggaatgggggtcgggttttaaattaagaaaaatggtgccccgacacaggtctgcagtcgcatatacgaccgcataatggttatgcggtccgcaaagtgaccgcagtaatggccctcaggggcctgaacttacggctCAGGTATTCAACCAGTATGTGatccgcatactcgttctgcggtcgcataatgcaccgcagaactccctctgcAAAAACCCAAGAGAgatttggttaaaatttttacgggtgCTTACATACACCCTGTTAGGCTTCTTATGATAACTGCATCCTCAACTTCTCGTTTCTTCCAACTCCAACTAACTTGTCACAATAGTCTCTTAAAGATATCGAACTTTGGAGGCTTGTACCCTGCCAGCATATCCACATCAGGATGGATACATAGATCCTCATAGTCTAGACGTTTTCTCACCCAAGTGACATGGAGGTTCTTTATTTGTTTTCTCAATGCTTGTAATTTCTCAGACACTGACTCCTCCTCCTTACACCTAGCTTCCCTTTTCAATTTTGGCGTACTGGTCAACTTTGTTGGTGGTAACAGGTGGGTTTTATGGCGTCTGAACGTAATGTGGTACGTAGGGAGTGTGGATAGGAGGATTTGGTGGGTATGCAGGGGTTACTGGAGGTATGATCTGAGTGGTAGGGACCAAAGTCGGGGTGTTTTTAGTTTAGCGAGTGGTAGAAAGAAAGTTGTCGGTGATTGAATCTAGAAAAGGAAAATGAGGTGGTTGTGGGAGCATTGTCACGGCCAGATGTGCCAATTCCTGgatatgttgtacttcctccCTTAAAGATTCCATCTCCTAGgccattgatggtaggctataatctcatgtttagTCGATTactacattccaatttactgcactttagttgagtttgagctttaatcgctagtgttttacactaattgtgtgttttatgccttgtaggagtgattccgagctatgtagatgttatggaatgaatttaagtgatttggagaatggaagtctgagtaaaatcccaaggaatTAAGCCGAGATCATGTT is drawn from Nicotiana tomentosiformis chromosome 12, ASM39032v3, whole genome shotgun sequence and contains these coding sequences:
- the LOC138902804 gene encoding uncharacterized protein, producing the protein MDTTAEVPTLESVPIVNEFPDVFSDMLPGILPDREIDFGIDMMPGTQPISIPLYRMAPAELKELKEQLRDLLEKDLFIDHKSLQYIFNQNELNLRQRRWLELLKDNDIDILYHPGKANMVADALSWKSMGSFAHLETCQRPLAREVHQLAGLGVCLTDSSEGAVIVRNRVESSLLTEVKEKQYSDPMLVQLKEGIHKHKTTTFSLGMDNGIIPFFCQGANAALGVAVDPLLGEAGEYPRGEDNPPTTTLPDSTTPVQATPVPATTDVASQAQRSNVAPTSSSQQGDSSGSRVNRFPQLDPSVFTGSNPEEDPYDFIDEMHKTLRVAYKLELPPEMSLVHQVFHLSMLKKVVRDPSAIVPVETIEINEELSYEEIPVAILDRKVDRPSYKGNSGEIFGNLRN